One window from the genome of Aricia agestis chromosome 6, ilAriAges1.1, whole genome shotgun sequence encodes:
- the LOC121727942 gene encoding RIMS-binding protein 2 isoform X13, whose translation MSGYSMSSGGESDALSRRLREAERARADAERAHADALAQLRNAQRSPLDAHNVEQLQSRVRELEKKAALETVRCEELQLEMSSAMRPRGATTTSWTTPIAQPASEIERIMAKIEQDNRILAELEHTRSTTHGMQQSGSNQALGEFHSPTPSPHPHSYTSTTGHVALCQSSTMPTLSGLHATQSQFTAPSSNSVAYSMGVHNPTSYSNPVASSYGMTNTHQVTFTNPVTAPLVNNIGQISSTLAGLQSNLQNITGNVSGMNLGTNITGPSITGTLPGTGLTSCLNNPPVSLSSGLTSTLAGIQSSLTGALGNTLSNLTSGTQLGALNTSLNATNAFGTGAGTYTNPLLSSGLGTNAMNIKLKPMDEIDLGLSRFGTSNPPLVRATTPVTPHQPSWNLGLDNQFGTDRLGTLDSTFCHDRGTRAIRLLPNNMLDMDVRNTHYMNGGGSAEPQVDMLDIPGKGRCCVYIARFSYDPPDVETAEGELSICAGDYLLVWGQADPNATMLDAELLDGRRGLVPANFVQRLVGDDLLEFHQAVVATLRDVDETATTAISDLSLSRDVARLSEMADISEGPEDDDNVPAPRQLSLERQLNKSVLIGWTAPEGVQQANIESYHVYVDGVLKTTVKATERTRALVEGVDANRPHRISVRSVTATRRTSRDAACTMVIGRDTGNMGPTCVRASGVTCSQAIISWLPANSNHQHVVCVNNVEVRTVKPGVYRHTITGLSPSTQYRVTVRAKHLRAGPPGMPIEEAPGAYTDFRTLPKGLPDPPNEIMVEAGPQDGTLLVTWQPVLRPPASGPVTGYAVYADGKKVTDVDSPTGDHALIDIGKLIGLNPKCVTVRTKSRDSQSSDSAPTPIPPAVLRGVASRGPRGPGPGQIPGQNQQAQGYRMQRPQPYQQQQQVIEHDENLSDKEIFPTNRHDQQAAAQQSGIPAIEITREGAAEVVEEEDARRRPQQPSQPAQASQQPSNQQYQNTQAYHGTQQPPFPPGGQFPSNQPHQYPGQSQQYQNPPPRNHNERGRPPNPHQQNPQGQQGPMPQYGPRGGPPVGPRGPHPGQRSQMHQPHSQSKRSRYFIALFDYDPATMSPNPESCDEELPFSEGDTIKVWGDKDADGFYWGECRGRRGYVPHNMVEEVSEQEATGQAAAKPRDRWTDAYANQPVRRMVALYDYDPQELSPNVDADAELSFQTGQIIHVYGDMDDDGFYMAEIDGLRGLVPSNFLTEANDQYTAGQTSQGAGMAGRGAVPGGSVPGGGQGRGRGAPPGPGARGPPPPPRDNVAPAPRNHHRKTDACPLPPSQLDHNTSASNPEQANSQSRGRGAAAAAASTIARTSAGNAGTPTAQSPGTGATLAMPPVGTTTAVSTSPARRGGPTVVPAPTAQPPAPQPAAGQPQPATSQPNLMQKFTEMTAPGGDILSKGKELIFMKFGLGGK comes from the exons ATGAGTGGGTACAGCATGTCGAGCGGCGGCGAGTCGGACGCGCTGTCGCGGCGGCTGCGTGAGGCGGAGCGCGCGCGGGCCGACGCCGAGCGCGCGCACGCAGACGCGCTGGCGCAGCTGCGGAACGCGCAACGTTCGCCGCTCGACGCGCACAACGTCGAACAGCTGCAGTCGAGGGTACGGGAGTTGGAGAAGAAG GCTGCATTGGAAACTGTCCGTTGCGAAGAACTTCAGTTGGAGATGTCATCGGCGATGCGCCCGCGCGGCGCCACCACCACGTCGTGGACGACTCCCATCGCACAACCTGCCTCGGAAATTGAACGAATCATGGCGAAGATCGAGCAAGACAATCGAATCTTGGCTGAATTGGAACATACTAGATCTACCACTCATG GCATGCAACAAAGTGGATCTAATCAGGCCCTGGGGGAATTCCATTCACCGACGCCATCACCTCACCCCCACTCGTACACGAGCACGACGGGGCACGTAGCACTGTGTCAGAGCAGCACCATGCCCACTCTGTCGGGGCTACACGCCACGCAGTCGCAGTTCACGGCCCCCAGCTCCAACTCCGTCGCCTACTCCATGGGCGTTCACAACCCGACCTCATACTCGAACCCCGTAGCCTCGAGCTACGGAATGACCAACACTCATCAAGTCACGTTCACCAACCCAGTTACCGCTCCTCTAGTTAACAATATAGGTCAAATTTCAAGCACCCTGGCAGGACTGCAGTcaaatttacaaaacataacCGGAAACGTATCGGGAATGAATCTCGGCACGAATATTACCGGACCGTCTATCACTGGCACGCTCCCAGGAACCGGTCTGACGAGCTGTTTGAATAATCCACCTGTAAGTTTGTCGTCGGGATTAACGAGTACATTGGCGGGAATACAATCATCATTAACGGGAGCTCTCGGAAACACGCTCTCGAATCTAACAAGTGGTACTCAACTCGGTGCATTAAATACGAGTTTAAATGCGACGAATGCATTCGGAACGGGCGCCGGGACGTACACGAATCCTCTGCTATCAAGCGGTCTGGGAACTAACGCTATGAATATTAAACTTAAGCCGATGGATGAAATTGATCTCGGATTATCTAGGTTCGGAACGAGTAATCCGCCATTAGTTAGAGCGACCACACCCGTAACTCCGCACCAACCGAGCTGGAACTTAGGTTTAGATAACCAATTTGGAACTGATAGACTAGGAACCTTAGATTCGACGTTCTGCCACGACCGGGGTACGAGAGCTATAAGACTTTTACCGAATAATATGTTGGATATGGACG taCGTAATACGCATTATATGAATGGCGGCGGCTCAGCAGAGCCTCAAGTTGATATGTTGGATATACCTGGAAAGGGCAGATGTTGTGTTTATATTGCAAGATTTTCTTACGACCCACCAGA CGTTGAGACAGCAGAGGGAGAGCTATCAATATGTGCTGGAGACTATCTGCTTGTGTGGGGTCAAGCTGATCCCAATGCGACAATGCTTGACGCAGAATTACTTGACGGAAGACGCGGCCTTGTGCCAGCCAACTTCGTACAAAGACTAGTTGGAGACGACCTTTTAGAATTCCATCAG GCCGTTGTTGCTACATTGAGAGACGTAGACGAAACAGCAACTACTGCTATTAGCGACTTATCACTCAGTCGAGACGTGGCCAGACTTAGTGAAATGGCCGATATCAGTGAAGGACCAGAAGACGACGATAATG TGCCGGCGCCACGGCAGCTGAGCTTGGAGAGACAGCTGAACAAGTCGGTGCTGATCGGCTGGACGGCGCCCGAAGGGGTTCAGCAGGCCAACATCGAGAGCTACCATGTGTACGTCGACGGAGTCCTGAAGACGACGGTCAAAGCGACGGAGCGCACACGAGCGCTCGTCGAGGGTGTGGATGCTAACAGA CCTCATCGCATCAGCGTGCGGTCCGTGACGGCGACGCGACGTACCTCCCGCGACGCCGCCTGTACGATGGTCATTGGTAGAGACACTGGTAACATGGGCCCGACGTGCGTTAGAGCGAGCGGCGTCACCTGCTCCCAAGCTATCATATCATGGCTACCGGCTAATTCTAATCATCAACACGTCGTTTGCGTTAACAATGTCGAA GTGCGAACTGTCAAACCGGGTGTATACCGTCATACAATCACTGGGCTATCACCGAGCACGCAGTATCGAGTTACCGTACGGGCTAAACACTTACGAGCTGGCCCCCCCGGTATGCCCATAGAAGAAGCACCCGGCGCTTACACCGACTTCCGAACGCTACCCAAAGGACTTCCGGACCCACCGAACGAAATCATG GTGGAAGCTGGACCCCAGGACGGCACTCTGCTAGTGACATGGCAGCCGGTGCTCCGACCGCCCGCGTCCGGCCCCGTTACCGGATACGCAGTATACGCCGACGGCAAGAAGGTGACCGACGTAGATTCGCCGACGGGCGATCACGCGCTCATCGATATTGGCAAACTGATTGGCCTCAATCCCAAATGTGTCACT GTGCGAACTAAGTCTCGAGACAGCCAATCCAGTGATAGCGCTCCGACCCCTATTCCACCGGCCGTGCTTCGAGGTGTGGCATCGCGGGGCCCCCGGGGACCAGGCCCAGGGCAAATTCCGGGACAAAATCAACAGGCTCAAGGCTATCGAATGCAACGCCCCCAACCTTATCAGCAGCAGCAGCAAGTAATAGAGCACGATGAAAACCTCTCCGATAAGGAAATCTTCCCCACCAATCGTCACGATCAGCAGGCGGCAGCTCAG CAATCGGGAATACCGGCCATCGAAATCACTAGAGAGGGTGCGGCGGAGGTGGTTGAGGAGGAGGACGCGCGCCGACGCCCGCAG CAGCCGTCCCAACCTGCACAAGCGTCGCAACAGCCTTCAAATCAGCAGTACCAGAATACACAAGCCTACCATGGCACGCAGCAACCCCCCTTTCCTCCGGGCGGCCAGTTTCCAAGTAACCAGCCGCACCAATATCCCGGTCAGTCGCAGCAGTATCAGAACCCTCCGCCTAGAAACCACAACGAAAGGGGTCGCCCACCCAACCCACATCAG CAAAACCCACAAGGTCAACAAGGTCCCATGCCCCAATACGGTCCCCGTGGGGGCCCTCCGGTAGGCCCTAGAGGCCCACACCCTGGCCAGCGATCGCAAATGCATCAACCTCACTCCCAATCAAAAAGAAGCCGCTACTTCATAGCATTATTCGACTACGACCCAGCCACGATGAGTCCAAACCCGGAAAGCTGCGATGAAGAGTTGCCCTTCAGTGAAGGAGACACAATCAAG GTTTGGGGAGACAAAGACGCCGATGGATTCTATTGGGGCGAGTGTCGTGGTCGGCGAGGATACGTGCCGCACAACATGGTGGAGGAGGTCTCCGAGCAGGAGGCCACCGGCCAAGCCGCCGCCAAGCCGAGAGACAGATGGACGGACGCGTACGCCAACCAGCCCGTCAGGAGAATGGTCGCTCTGTACGATTACGACCCGCAGGAGCTCAGTCCCAATGTAGACGCCGAT GCGGAGCTAAGCTTCCAGACGGGTCAGATAATTCACGTGTACGGAGATATGGATGATGATGGATTTTATATGGCTGAAATCGACGGCTTGAGAGGACTAGTCCCTAGCAACTTCCTAACGGAGGCTAACGATCAATACACGGCAGGACAAACTAGTCAAG GAGCAGGAATGGCGGGGCGAGGTGCAGTACCGGGAGGCAGCGTCCCGGGAGGCGGGCAGGGGCGAGGGCGGGGCGCGCCCCCCGGGCCAGGGGCGAGgggcccgcccccgcccccgcggGACAACGTCGCCCCCGCGCCGAGAAACCACCACCGGAAAACAG ATGCCTGCCCTCTTCCCCCTTCTCAGTTAGACCACAACACATCCGCCAGTAATCCAGAACAGGCGAATTCTCAG TCGAGGGGGAgaggcgcggcggcggcggcggcgagcaCGATCGCGCGCACGAGCGCTGGTAACGCGGGCACGCCGACCGCGCAGTCGCCCGGCACCGGCGCGACGCTGGCCATGCCGCCCGTGGGCACCACCACCGCCGTGAGCACGTCGCCCGCGCGCCGCGGCGGCCCCACCGTGGTGCCGGCGCCCACCGCGCAGCCCCCCGCGCCGCAGCCCGCCGCCGGCCAGCCGCAGCCCGCCACCTCGCAGCCCAACCTCATGCAGAAGTTTACGGAGATGACGGCGCCCGGCGGCGACATCCTCAGCAAGGGCAAGGAGCTCATCTTCATGAAGTTCGGGCTGGGCGGGAAATAA
- the LOC121727942 gene encoding RIMS-binding protein 2 isoform X6 yields MSGYSMSSGGESDALSRRLREAERARADAERAHADALAQLRNAQRSPLDAHNVEQLQSRVRELEKKAALETVRCEELQLEMSSAMRPRGATTTSWTTPIAQPASEIERIMAKIEQDNRILAELEHTRSTTHGRFSIGMQQSGSNQALGEFHSPTPSPHPHSYTSTTGHVALCQSSTMPTLSGLHATQSQFTAPSSNSVAYSMGVHNPTSYSNPVASSYGMTNTHQVTFTNPVTAPLVNNIGQISSTLAGLQSNLQNITGNVSGMNLGTNITGPSITGTLPGTGLTSCLNNPPVSLSSGLTSTLAGIQSSLTGALGNTLSNLTSGTQLGALNTSLNATNAFGTGAGTYTNPLLSSGLGTNAMNIKLKPMDEIDLGLSRFGTSNPPLVRATTPVTPHQPSWNLGLDNQFGTDRLGTLDSTFCHDRGTRAIRLLPNNMLDMDVRNTHYMNGGGSAEPQVDMLDIPGKGRCCVYIARFSYDPPDVETAEGELSICAGDYLLVWGQADPNATMLDAELLDGRRGLVPANFVQRLVGDDLLEFHQAVVATLRDVDETATTAISDLSLSRDVARLSEMADISEGPEDDDNVPAPRQLSLERQLNKSVLIGWTAPEGVQQANIESYHVYVDGVLKTTVKATERTRALVEGVDANRPHRISVRSVTATRRTSRDAACTMVIGRDTGNMGPTCVRASGVTCSQAIISWLPANSNHQHVVCVNNVEVRTVKPGVYRHTITGLSPSTQYRVTVRAKHLRAGPPGMPIEEAPGAYTDFRTLPKGLPDPPNEIMVEAGPQDGTLLVTWQPVLRPPASGPVTGYAVYADGKKVTDVDSPTGDHALIDIGKLIGLNPKCVTVRTKSRDSQSSDSAPTPIPPAVLRGVASRGPRGPGPGQIPGQNQQAQGYRMQRPQPYQQQQQVIEHDENLSDKEIFPTNRHDQQAAAQQSGIPAIEITREGAAEVVEEEDARRRPQQPSQPAQASQQPSNQQYQNTQAYHGTQQPPFPPGGQFPSNQPHQYPGQSQQYQNPPPRNHNERGRPPNPHQQNPQGQQGPMPQYGPRGGPPVGPRGPHPGQRSQMHQPHSQSKRSRYFIALFDYDPATMSPNPESCDEELPFSEGDTIKVWGDKDADGFYWGECRGRRGYVPHNMVEEVSEQEATGQAAAKPRDRWTDAYANQPVRRMVALYDYDPQELSPNVDADAELSFQTGQIIHVYGDMDDDGFYMAEIDGLRGLVPSNFLTEANDQYTAGQTSQGAGMAGRGAVPGGSVPGGGQGRGRGAPPGPGARGPPPPPRDNVAPAPRNHHRKTDACPLPPSQLDHNTSASNPEQANSQSRGRGAAAAAASTIARTSAGNAGTPTAQSPGTGATLAMPPVGTTTAVSTSPARRGGPTVVPAPTAQPPAPQPAAGQPQPATSQPNLMQKFTEMTAPGGDILSKGKELIFMKFGLGGK; encoded by the exons ATGAGTGGGTACAGCATGTCGAGCGGCGGCGAGTCGGACGCGCTGTCGCGGCGGCTGCGTGAGGCGGAGCGCGCGCGGGCCGACGCCGAGCGCGCGCACGCAGACGCGCTGGCGCAGCTGCGGAACGCGCAACGTTCGCCGCTCGACGCGCACAACGTCGAACAGCTGCAGTCGAGGGTACGGGAGTTGGAGAAGAAG GCTGCATTGGAAACTGTCCGTTGCGAAGAACTTCAGTTGGAGATGTCATCGGCGATGCGCCCGCGCGGCGCCACCACCACGTCGTGGACGACTCCCATCGCACAACCTGCCTCGGAAATTGAACGAATCATGGCGAAGATCGAGCAAGACAATCGAATCTTGGCTGAATTGGAACATACTAGATCTACCACTCATGGTAGGTTCTCCATAG GCATGCAACAAAGTGGATCTAATCAGGCCCTGGGGGAATTCCATTCACCGACGCCATCACCTCACCCCCACTCGTACACGAGCACGACGGGGCACGTAGCACTGTGTCAGAGCAGCACCATGCCCACTCTGTCGGGGCTACACGCCACGCAGTCGCAGTTCACGGCCCCCAGCTCCAACTCCGTCGCCTACTCCATGGGCGTTCACAACCCGACCTCATACTCGAACCCCGTAGCCTCGAGCTACGGAATGACCAACACTCATCAAGTCACGTTCACCAACCCAGTTACCGCTCCTCTAGTTAACAATATAGGTCAAATTTCAAGCACCCTGGCAGGACTGCAGTcaaatttacaaaacataacCGGAAACGTATCGGGAATGAATCTCGGCACGAATATTACCGGACCGTCTATCACTGGCACGCTCCCAGGAACCGGTCTGACGAGCTGTTTGAATAATCCACCTGTAAGTTTGTCGTCGGGATTAACGAGTACATTGGCGGGAATACAATCATCATTAACGGGAGCTCTCGGAAACACGCTCTCGAATCTAACAAGTGGTACTCAACTCGGTGCATTAAATACGAGTTTAAATGCGACGAATGCATTCGGAACGGGCGCCGGGACGTACACGAATCCTCTGCTATCAAGCGGTCTGGGAACTAACGCTATGAATATTAAACTTAAGCCGATGGATGAAATTGATCTCGGATTATCTAGGTTCGGAACGAGTAATCCGCCATTAGTTAGAGCGACCACACCCGTAACTCCGCACCAACCGAGCTGGAACTTAGGTTTAGATAACCAATTTGGAACTGATAGACTAGGAACCTTAGATTCGACGTTCTGCCACGACCGGGGTACGAGAGCTATAAGACTTTTACCGAATAATATGTTGGATATGGACG taCGTAATACGCATTATATGAATGGCGGCGGCTCAGCAGAGCCTCAAGTTGATATGTTGGATATACCTGGAAAGGGCAGATGTTGTGTTTATATTGCAAGATTTTCTTACGACCCACCAGA CGTTGAGACAGCAGAGGGAGAGCTATCAATATGTGCTGGAGACTATCTGCTTGTGTGGGGTCAAGCTGATCCCAATGCGACAATGCTTGACGCAGAATTACTTGACGGAAGACGCGGCCTTGTGCCAGCCAACTTCGTACAAAGACTAGTTGGAGACGACCTTTTAGAATTCCATCAG GCCGTTGTTGCTACATTGAGAGACGTAGACGAAACAGCAACTACTGCTATTAGCGACTTATCACTCAGTCGAGACGTGGCCAGACTTAGTGAAATGGCCGATATCAGTGAAGGACCAGAAGACGACGATAATG TGCCGGCGCCACGGCAGCTGAGCTTGGAGAGACAGCTGAACAAGTCGGTGCTGATCGGCTGGACGGCGCCCGAAGGGGTTCAGCAGGCCAACATCGAGAGCTACCATGTGTACGTCGACGGAGTCCTGAAGACGACGGTCAAAGCGACGGAGCGCACACGAGCGCTCGTCGAGGGTGTGGATGCTAACAGA CCTCATCGCATCAGCGTGCGGTCCGTGACGGCGACGCGACGTACCTCCCGCGACGCCGCCTGTACGATGGTCATTGGTAGAGACACTGGTAACATGGGCCCGACGTGCGTTAGAGCGAGCGGCGTCACCTGCTCCCAAGCTATCATATCATGGCTACCGGCTAATTCTAATCATCAACACGTCGTTTGCGTTAACAATGTCGAA GTGCGAACTGTCAAACCGGGTGTATACCGTCATACAATCACTGGGCTATCACCGAGCACGCAGTATCGAGTTACCGTACGGGCTAAACACTTACGAGCTGGCCCCCCCGGTATGCCCATAGAAGAAGCACCCGGCGCTTACACCGACTTCCGAACGCTACCCAAAGGACTTCCGGACCCACCGAACGAAATCATG GTGGAAGCTGGACCCCAGGACGGCACTCTGCTAGTGACATGGCAGCCGGTGCTCCGACCGCCCGCGTCCGGCCCCGTTACCGGATACGCAGTATACGCCGACGGCAAGAAGGTGACCGACGTAGATTCGCCGACGGGCGATCACGCGCTCATCGATATTGGCAAACTGATTGGCCTCAATCCCAAATGTGTCACT GTGCGAACTAAGTCTCGAGACAGCCAATCCAGTGATAGCGCTCCGACCCCTATTCCACCGGCCGTGCTTCGAGGTGTGGCATCGCGGGGCCCCCGGGGACCAGGCCCAGGGCAAATTCCGGGACAAAATCAACAGGCTCAAGGCTATCGAATGCAACGCCCCCAACCTTATCAGCAGCAGCAGCAAGTAATAGAGCACGATGAAAACCTCTCCGATAAGGAAATCTTCCCCACCAATCGTCACGATCAGCAGGCGGCAGCTCAG CAATCGGGAATACCGGCCATCGAAATCACTAGAGAGGGTGCGGCGGAGGTGGTTGAGGAGGAGGACGCGCGCCGACGCCCGCAG CAGCCGTCCCAACCTGCACAAGCGTCGCAACAGCCTTCAAATCAGCAGTACCAGAATACACAAGCCTACCATGGCACGCAGCAACCCCCCTTTCCTCCGGGCGGCCAGTTTCCAAGTAACCAGCCGCACCAATATCCCGGTCAGTCGCAGCAGTATCAGAACCCTCCGCCTAGAAACCACAACGAAAGGGGTCGCCCACCCAACCCACATCAG CAAAACCCACAAGGTCAACAAGGTCCCATGCCCCAATACGGTCCCCGTGGGGGCCCTCCGGTAGGCCCTAGAGGCCCACACCCTGGCCAGCGATCGCAAATGCATCAACCTCACTCCCAATCAAAAAGAAGCCGCTACTTCATAGCATTATTCGACTACGACCCAGCCACGATGAGTCCAAACCCGGAAAGCTGCGATGAAGAGTTGCCCTTCAGTGAAGGAGACACAATCAAG GTTTGGGGAGACAAAGACGCCGATGGATTCTATTGGGGCGAGTGTCGTGGTCGGCGAGGATACGTGCCGCACAACATGGTGGAGGAGGTCTCCGAGCAGGAGGCCACCGGCCAAGCCGCCGCCAAGCCGAGAGACAGATGGACGGACGCGTACGCCAACCAGCCCGTCAGGAGAATGGTCGCTCTGTACGATTACGACCCGCAGGAGCTCAGTCCCAATGTAGACGCCGAT GCGGAGCTAAGCTTCCAGACGGGTCAGATAATTCACGTGTACGGAGATATGGATGATGATGGATTTTATATGGCTGAAATCGACGGCTTGAGAGGACTAGTCCCTAGCAACTTCCTAACGGAGGCTAACGATCAATACACGGCAGGACAAACTAGTCAAG GAGCAGGAATGGCGGGGCGAGGTGCAGTACCGGGAGGCAGCGTCCCGGGAGGCGGGCAGGGGCGAGGGCGGGGCGCGCCCCCCGGGCCAGGGGCGAGgggcccgcccccgcccccgcggGACAACGTCGCCCCCGCGCCGAGAAACCACCACCGGAAAACAG ATGCCTGCCCTCTTCCCCCTTCTCAGTTAGACCACAACACATCCGCCAGTAATCCAGAACAGGCGAATTCTCAG TCGAGGGGGAgaggcgcggcggcggcggcggcgagcaCGATCGCGCGCACGAGCGCTGGTAACGCGGGCACGCCGACCGCGCAGTCGCCCGGCACCGGCGCGACGCTGGCCATGCCGCCCGTGGGCACCACCACCGCCGTGAGCACGTCGCCCGCGCGCCGCGGCGGCCCCACCGTGGTGCCGGCGCCCACCGCGCAGCCCCCCGCGCCGCAGCCCGCCGCCGGCCAGCCGCAGCCCGCCACCTCGCAGCCCAACCTCATGCAGAAGTTTACGGAGATGACGGCGCCCGGCGGCGACATCCTCAGCAAGGGCAAGGAGCTCATCTTCATGAAGTTCGGGCTGGGCGGGAAATAA